AATCCTGTGAGAAAAAGACACAAGCCAGGAACTGTTGCGACTCTAGAATAATTGATGCAATAGACTGCAACAAAAGTTTGTAGCGGGTTGAGGTAGACAAAAAACTTATTACTTCAAAATAATTGCCGTCCGGAAATGTACGGATAAGCTTTGAATCCTTATGAAGCTGAGAGTTTATCAATTCGATAAAGTTGCTCAGGCTTTTACGGAAAGTTCTAATCTTAGGGCTTGTTATCTTTCTCAATCACTGGACTACGGGCTAGACCACATTTCTATCTTTAAATAGGCTGCTTTTTAATAGGCTGCTATACAAGCCTTTTTAGAAGCACCAGTAAAGTGAGCCTAAACTCCTATCCATCAGTCCATAGAGAATTTATAGCATCGGTGCAATTGTAGGACGAGTTTTACAAGGAGTTTTCCATGCTCGATCTGGCGTTGCGTTTTTTGAAAAATGAATTAAATACCTATTTGCTAACTCAAACAGCAACCAATACTGTTGAGGTACGTTTGAGCAAATTGGTCGATGAATCGGGACGGTATGCCATTGATGAGGAAACGCTTGGCATTACGGTGATTAATATTGAAGAAGATCGGATATTCAAATCCCACCTTCCAGAATATGCTTATAGTAATGGGCAGCATCTTGTGATGGAGCCTGACTTAAAGCTGAATCTCCACATTTTGATCGCAGCTAATTTTAAGCAGTACGATCAGGCGTTGAAGTATATTTCTCTGGTACTAACTTTTTTTCAATCTCATCCTTTCTTTGACTCATCAATTAATGCAGATCTCGATCCACGGATTGAGAAACTGGTGGTTGAGCTGCAGTCCCTCAACTACGAACAATTAAATCAGGTGTGGGCATTTGTTGGCGGTAAACAGTTGCCGTCTGTCATCTACAAAGTGCGTCTTGTGGTGCTGCAAGATCAAGCTCAAACAGCAATCCAGCCACCCATTACACAGATTAATTCTACGCTTCAGACCCGATAACTATACATTCGCTGTTGTAGCGATCCTCAAAATTATGAATTAAATAAAACCTAAACTTAACTTTTGAAATTACGATACTGTCATGTTTTCAAGAATTAAAAGTTTCGCTTCATGAATCCGTGACCCTGTTTTAGGAAAACCTAAGATTAAAGGTTTAATTTTGTGTTCTCAAACGCAAGTTTTCTTAAACTGACAGAATCTAATGCTTTCATCTCTAATAATTTACCCTCGTCGAACGAGTGAACTATGCAGTTCAACATTTTGTTTACCCTGAAGCTGCACCATTCCTATTATCAGGAAAGGTTTGATGATATTGCCATTCATGCCCTGGCGGATACGGTACAGCAGTTAAAAAGCGGCAGACTAGTTCAAAAAGTACACAACGGGGTACTGTACGTTTTGTTTGAAGTAGACGAAACTGGAAATCCGATCGCAGCATTAACAGGAGAAACTCTGCGGTTTGGGGTGCAGCTACTCAACCCATTCTTTTCAAACTTTACAGATTTTAACTTAAATTCAGCGCATTATTTGTATGCGAATACCGCTGCACCGAATCAGTTGGATCATCCCATTCCGGTTAAGTTGGTGGGGAGGCAATTTAGCACTACCCTGACCCAAATCGATCGCCCGGTAACGGTTGGCTTAAGCGATCGTGCTGGGCAAATCATCCACCGTCAAATTATTACAAACTCAGTAAATCACTCAACTTTTTCCTTTGATTTATCAGGGCAGAAACCGGGGCTATACAGCCTGGATGAGCAATATCCTACGACAACCGTTATAACCCCTTACTATTTTGATCCCGAATTGCAGCAAAGCAGCTCGTTTGGAGTTGTCGAAATTACAATTAACGACGAATTTTACACTGCTGCGCCTGAGTTTGCGATCGCCTTCCAAGCAAAGCAGGAAACTTTGAAATACTATGTGGTTGCCAATCGCTACACCGATGCAGAACTCAATCAGCTTTCGATCACGGATGCTGGCTTTACAGAGGAAAGCCGTCCAAAAATCGACTTCTCTACCGTACTTCCGGCAACATTTACTCCAGAAGAACTCTCTCCTGCTCTATTAGGAAATCCCCAGACCAAATTGGTGCTGTTTAAATCCCAAAATCCCGTAGTACGACAGGAGAAAGCCCGCCGCAACATTCGACTTTTGAAGAATGGGGATGTGCTGATTTCCCACTTACCCCAACCTGCTGCCAGCCACACAACAGCAGATTTGATTATTCACCTTTTTAAACCGTAATGCGCTTGAACTATGACCTATAAAACTCCTGATGTTTACGTCGAAGAAATTTCACTCTTTCCGCCTTCTGTAGCGGAGGTGGAAACGGCTATTCCAGCCTTCGTTGGCTATACAGCAAAGGCAACCCGTCTCTCTGGCAATGATCTGCGAGATGTTCCGACCAAAGTGAAGTCTCTGCTAGAGTTTGAAACCTACTTTGGTAAAAGCCCTGAAATTAATGTGACGAAAGTGCTGCTAGATGAAAGCAACAACTTTGTCAGCGCCAGCTTCACCAACTCCTACTATCTCTACGACAGCATGAGGCTGTTCTTCGACAATGGGGGTGGAGATTGCTACGTGGTATCTGTTGGTTCCTACAGCAATACCATCGATCGGGAGAAGCTGATTAACGGCATCAAGCAACTGCGGAAATTTGACGAACCGACGATTCTGCTATTTCCTGACGCCGCAGGGCTATCGGCAGCGGAACTGGGGGCAATACAGCAGCAAGCCCTGATTCAGTGCGGCGAACTGCGCGATCGCGTTTGTGTGCTGGATACCCGCAGCGATGACCCGAATGGCGTGGCATTTCGTCAAAATATTGGTATCAATAATCTCAAATATGGTGCAGCCTATACGCCCTGGCTCAAGATCAACTATGCCAAAAATGTTTCCTACGAAGACGTGCGGAACGTGATTCGCAAAGGAGCGGCTGAGGTAGCTGTTACGTTGGACACGCTCACCAGCGACACCAATATTCAGCAGACGATCGCCAACCTCAACAATGCCTTAGGGGATGTCACCGTGATTAACGGTAAGATTACGCCCATCTTATCAACAACCGCTTCTCTCAACGATCGATACGGGGCTTTGCTAACCGCCTATCAGAACAGCAAAACCGCTACCACTCTGCAAAACCTATTCCAATTCCTGTTCCAGCTTGCAGATGTTGTGGAGGGAATGCTGGATACGCCTACGGGTGTCAAAGGCACAGAACTACAGCGGGATATTCGTAATGCGATCGCCAGCACGTTACGCAATGCCTTCAGTGACCTGATCGCCAATGAAAAAGAGTTAGATGCATCTTCTCCCGATGCCTATGAAGCTCAGTGGGATGAGACTCCCAATCCAGCAGCAGCGGAGTGGAGCAACATTTTCACCACGGGTTCTCCCGCTGCCTCCGATATCATTCCCGCAGCAGCGACTACTCTGGCGGCTCAGGGGGATGCACTGTTGCCCAACATCAACAAAAACTTCACCTTGATCAATGGAGTGATTAATGGCTTTATTTCTAGCGCTGCGAATTACGTCAGCACCTATGAGAAGAACCTGTACGACACCTATCCCATTTTCCAGACCCTGATTCGCGGCATTAACAACATGCTGACATCGATTCCGCCGAGTGGGGCGATCGCAGGTGTTTACGCGATGGTAGATAACCAGCGGGGCGTCTGGAAGGCTCCGGCAAACGTGAGCCTGGCAGGGGTGATTGAGCCAATCTACAACTTTGAGCTATCAGAAACCGATGCCCTGAATGTTGATGTCAATGCAGGTAAATCGATCAATGCCATCCGCGCCTTTGCCGCAAAAGGGACGCTGGTGTGGGGTGCTCGCACGCTGGCAGGGAACGACAACGAGTGGCGCTATGTCTCTGTGCGACGTTTCTTCAACATGGTGGAAGAAAGCATCAAAAAATCCACCTACTGGGCAGTGTTTGAACCGAACGATGCCAATACCTGGGTGAAGGTGCGCGGCATGATTGAGAACTACCTGATCCAGAAATGGCGAGAGGGCGCACTGGTCGGCGCAGCCTCTAAGGATGCCTTTTTTGTGAAGTGCGGTTTGGGCACCACGATGACCGCTCAAGACATTCTGGAAGGGCGGATGAATCTGGAAATTGGCATGGCAGTGGTGCGTCCGGCAGAGTTTATTATTCTCAAGTTCTCTCACAAGCTGCAAACCTCGTAGGAAAACGGCTTGAGCAGGGTGGGCAAGTCTCACCCGATTGATATCACTTACCTAATATCACCCGCCTAACACCACCTAATTAATAGCACCACACCATTTCCATCAACCCATTCCTTTAGGACAAAGCAATGCCAGCACAATATCCCCTGCCCGTATTTCACTTCACCGTTGAGTGGGGCGGTAAGCGCGTTGGGTTTACCGAGATTTCAGGGCTGACTCAGGAAAACCAGGCGATCGAGTATCGGGATGGCTCCTTCCCAGAATACTCCTCGATCAAAATGCCGGGACTGCGAAAGTTCAACAACATCACCTTAAAACGGGGCATTTTTAAGAGCGATAACGACTTTTTCAACTGGCTCAACACCGTCAAACTGAACACAGTAGAACGGCGCGATTTAATTATCAATTTGCTCAACGAACAGCACCAGCCTGTAATGGTGTGGAAGGTGCATAATGCCTTTCCCGTCAAAGTAGAGGGACCGCAGTTAAAAGCAGCAGGAAATGAAGTCGCGATCGAATCGATTGAGCTTGCCCACGAAGGGTTAGAAATTCAGAACGAGTAAGCGGTAAATAATGTCGAAGTAATGCCAAATAATGTCAAACTATTATCCCCCTGTTGGTTTTCACTTCAAAGTTGAGGTGCTAGGCTTGCCGCCCAACGATCACGACGTGCGCTTTACCGAAGTGAGCGGGCTATCAACGGAACTAGCGACCGAGGAAATTGCGGAAGGTGGCGAGAATCGATTTTTGCAAAAATATCCCACTCGCACCAAATACCCCGAACTGGTGTTGAAACGAGGACTATTGCTGAACTCGGAAATTCTCACCTGGGTTCGACAATGCATTGAAGATTTTCAGATTCAGCCGAAGAACATTGACGTTAAATTGCTGAACGAAAATCATCAACCTTTACTGACCTGGCACATTGCGAATGCTTATCCCACCCGCTGGTCGGTGAGTGATTTGAACTCTACCGGAAATGCTGTTGTGATCGAAAGTCTTCAGTTCTTTTATCAGTACTTTACGGTGGATAAATCGTGATCTCTAGCGTTCACAAACTTATATAAATTTTGAGCAGGATTGATGTATGCCCATTGTTGTTGATGAAGTTGTAATTTCTGTTGAAGTGAGCAATCAAGCATCAGGAGGAGGCACTACGCCGCCAGATGCCACCAGCGATAAGCAGACCATTATTAGCGAATGTGTGGAGCGCGTGCTAGAGATTTTGAGCCAGAAACAGGAGCGGTAGGGGGTGTAACTAATGAGCGATCGTGGCACTCTCGAAAAACTATTGATTAAAGCCTACGAACAGCCTGATTACAGCGGCTCTTTGGTGGGGGAATTTTCAGCCTATGTTAACCCCAGCGAGATTACTCTTGCCTACGAAATGGAGTATGACAGCGCCCAAGGATCAGGGACAACGAACAGCCGCATGAATTTTAAGAAGGTGAAACCGGGAGATATGTCCCTTACCTTTTTTATCGACGGCACCGGGGCAAATGGAACGCTGATTGAGGTGCAGCAGCGGGTTGAGCAATTTCAAACGGTGACAGGCTACAACGGCAACATTCATCGCCCCAACTATCTCAAAATCATGTGGGGAACGCTGCAAATTAAGCGGTGCGTCCTCAAGAGTGCCTCGATCGCCTACAAGCTATTCAAACCCGATGGTGTGCCGCTGCGAGCGGTGATCACTGCTAACTTTACCGATAACGCCGACGACCAGACTCGGGTCGCCCTTACCCGCGACGAATCGCCCGACCTCACCCACGTCCGCATTGCCAAAGCGGGAGATAGCTTGCCGGGGCTATGCTTCCAAATCTATGGTGATCCTTCCTACTATCTGGAAGTGGCGCGGGCAAATCAGTTAGACTCCTTCCGTCAGCTTGCCCCCGGCACCAGGCTGTTCTTCCCCCCTCTGGAGAAATAGCGATGCCGGAAACAAGAACCCTTCCTATCCCCATTGAGCATCGAGAATTCATCGTGAAGGTGGGTGGCACTGCGATCGAGCGGGAACATCAGCTATTAGCGGTGTACATCATCAAAGCCGCCAACAAAATTTCCTCTGCCAAGCTGGTGTACCTGGATGGGTCAGCCTCCGCCAGCGATTTCCCCCTCAGCAATACCGATCGGTTCATTCCGGGTCAGCAAGTGGAAATTCTTGCCGGGTCAGGGAGTGATCCTGTCTCGCTGTTTCAGGGGGTGGTGGTGCGTCAGAGCCTCAAAATTCGCGATCACACCGCTCCCCAACTGGTGATTGAATGTCGTCATGCTGCCTTCAAGCTGACGGTGGCTCGTAACAGTGCCTACTTCTTCGACCAGACTGATAGTGAGATTATTGAAGCGTTACTGGAGCAGGGAACGATCGCCTCAGATGTCGAAACCACCGCCGTTCGCCACAAGCAACAGGTGCAGTATGACGCAACCGGCTGGGACTTTCTGCTAACGCGGGCAGAAGCCAACGGCAAACTCGTGTTTACCAATGACAACAAAGTTACGGTGAAAGCGCCCGTTCTCAGCGGCTCTCCCGTCTGCACCCTCCAGTTTGGAGCAACGATTCTGGAACTGGATGCTGCGATCGATGCCCGTGACCAGTACAGCGCTGTTAAATCCTTCACCTGGGATGCAGCTCAGCAAAGCCTTCTGGACAAGGAAGCTGCTGCCCCTCGCTTCACTCCCCCTGGCAACCTCAGTCGGGATGATTTGGCAGATGTAGTTGCCCTGGAACACTACCCCCTACGCCATGTCGCCCTCCAGGAAGATGAGGCGCAAGCCTGGGCAGATGCTCAATGGCTAAAGTCTGCTTTGGGGCAAGTGAGTGGACGGATCAAGTGTGAGGGCATTGCCACCGTTAAGCCGGGAGATGGAGTGAGTTTGAGCGGTGTGGGCGATCGTTACAGCGGGACAGTATATGTCACCGGGGTGCGACAGGATTTTGACCTGGTGCAGGGCTGGAAGACTCATATTCAATTTGGCAGTTTGGAGGGTTGGTTTGCAGCGGAGCAGTCTGTTTCTGCCCCCAAAGCTGCTGCGCTGCTGCCAGGAATTAACGGGCTACAGGTGGGAATTGTCACAAGCAACGAAGACCCTGACGGGGAGGATCGAGTGCGGGTGCGGATGCCGCTGGTGGACGATGGGGAGGAAGGCACTTGGGCAAGGGTCGCCACCCTGGATGCAGGCAAAGAACGGGGTACTTTCTTTCGTCCGGAGATCGGGGATGAAGTCGTGCTGGGCTTTTTGAACGACGATCCGCGTCAGGCAGTGATTTTGGGCATGTTCCATAGCAGCGCTAATCCTGCTCCTTTGAAAGGCTCGGATGACAACCATGAGAAGCTATTTCAAAGCCGATCGAAGCTAAAGCTGTACTTCAACGATGACAAGAAGGTGATACGACTCGAAACACCAGCAGGAAACAAAATTACCTTGAGCGAAGATGAGAAAGCGATCGCGCTTGAGGATCAGAATGGCAACAAAATTTTGATGAACCAGGACGGCATCACGATTAACAGTAGTCAGGCGATCGTGCTCAAAGCTGGAACGGAGATCAAAATCGAGTCGGGAACTGCTTTGAATGTGAAGGGAGGAACTCAGCTCAAATTGGAGGGAACGGCTGGAGTCGATCTAACCAGTACAGCCATCACCAAAGTCAAGGGCAGTTTAATTCAGTTGAATTAGGAGATTTATTTATGCCAGCCGCCGCAAGGGTCGGAGATATCAGCAACCACGGAGGCACAATTACTGGGCCGGGAGTGAGTACTGTTTTGCTGGGCGGTAAACCTGCTGCTGTGGCTGGAGATATGCATATCTGCTCCTTGCCACCCAATGGGCATCAGCCCACAGTCAGTCCTTTTCCGATGGGTAGCGCCACGGTAATGATTAACGGACGCCCTGCCCTTCGCACGTCAGATGTCTGTATTTGTGGAGCAATGGCAGCGGTCGGAGAACCAACCGTGATCATCAGTTAATTCATGTAATTTGTTGGAGGGAACATGGCAGAAGACGCGATCGCAGCCTATACCTCTTTCCTGGGAACGGGATGGAGCTTTCCGCCGGAGTTTGTCTTAGAAACAGGAACCGTGGTGATGACGACCGATGAAGAGGATGTTGCCGCCAGCCTCAAAATTCTGTTGGGAACAGCCGTCGGAGAACGGTTTTTGAATCCTAAATATGGCTTGGATATGACTGAGGTGCTATTTGAACCCTTAAGCACCACGATGAAAACGTTTCTGCACGATCGAATTAAGACGACTCTGCTGATTTACGAACCCCGGATTGATTTATTAGATCTGACCCTGGATACCTCGACTCAGTACGACGGCAAAATTAATATCGTGATTACTTATCAAATTCGGGGAACGAATTCTCGTTTCAATCTGGTGTATCCCTTTTATACCAGCGACAGCAATGAAGTCAGACAAACCGTAGATTTTAGCTGAGATAAAAGTATCTCCCATGGCTGAGCAAGATATTATTCAAAATTTGATTTTTCAACTGGGGCAAAGCCAGGGCGATCGCTTTCCTGAGGAGTTAGGCGTTCATTTTGCCGATGTGGATGAGCGTTCTGCCCAGGAGCTATTTCAATCTGCCAGTCAACTCTCGCAATTTGTTAATTACTACCGTCATCAAACTGAAACCCCAACTGCAACTTGGGCAGCTTTCTTTCCTGCCGATCGCACTGATATTAGTCAATTACTGGCAGGCGATCGCGCGAATGTCACGCCTCATCTTGCCCTGTTTCTGGCATTTTTAAAGCTATATCAACAGCCTCAATCACTCCTCAATCAAACGACGGGTCGCCACCTTGATTTTTACTACAAACAAGTTTTACAACTGACCCAAAAACCAGCGATCGCAGATAAAGCCCATGTGCTGGTGGAACTGAAGAAAAATACGGAGGCGATCGCCCTGACGCCAACCGATCTGTTCTCGGCAGGAAAGGATCAGACTGGGATTGAACTGCTTTATGCACCAACTGCTGAAACCGTTATTAATCGCTCTAAAGTTGAGTCTTTGCGTTCTCTCTATGTGAGTCCGGCAGGGACGGTACATTACGCTCCGATTGCCAATTCAGCAAATGGCGTGGGTGGGGCACTGAAGCAGGGCGATCGGCACTGGCGCGGATTTGGGGATGCTCAGTTGCCGCTGGCAGAGGTGGGGTTTGCGATCGCCTCCCCGGTTTTGCGAATGAAGGAAGGCACGCGGCAGGTGACACTGACCCTCACCCTGGATCAGGTTAATTCAGCCAAAATAAATACCGCTACGCTGCAATCTGCCTTTGAAGTGTTTATCACAGGCGAAAAAAGCTGGATGGGTCCTTACACGGTCTCCCCCAAGCTGACGGGAACCAGTACCCTGACGATCGAATTTAGCATCCCTGCAAGTCAGAAGGCGGTGGTAGACTACGATGCTGCCATCCACGGCTATGCTTACAGCACGCAGGTTCCGATTGTGCAGGTGTTGCTACGAGGCGACAATTCCCGCATTCGCTACAGCGATTTGAAGGAGATCCGGCTCTTGCGATCGCAGGTCAAAGTCGCGGTTTCTGGGATCACTGCTCTGCAACTGGAAAACGACGACGGCACATTAGACGCATCCAAAGCATTCCTGCCCTTTGGTCCACAACCCACGATCGCCGCTCGCTTCAAAGTGGGCTGTACGGAAGCGCTCTCTAAAAAGCTGTCAGACATTAGCCTACAGGTGAAGTGGAAGGATGTGCCCCCGAATGGCTTTACTGTTCACTATGACAAATATACCTCGTCTAGCGTGAGTGGCGACAACTTTACCGCAACTGTAACCTTTCAAGATGGTGGCAGTTGGAGTAACACTAGCTATCGACAGCGACTATTTGCCACTAATCCGGCAGCAGAACAGGTCTTTACCTTTGCGAAATCGGGAACGGCTCCCCAGACGATCGCGCCCAGTTCTTTTGTCCTGTATGCGCTAAGTCAGACCAACAGCGATTGGGCGTTGAATGCAGTCAGCCAATTTTTGCTGAAGCGTCCTGTATTTCGGGCATTTACAGCGATCGCTCCTGACCCCGTACCGGGCTTTCTGACGTTCTCACTGGAGAAAGACTTTCTGCATTCGACCTACCGCAAAAAGTATGTGGAATATCTGATGGCGCACAGTCAGAATCCAACTGCAAACCCGTTGATTGTGTTGAATGAACCCTATACGCCTGCGATTCAGAGTATTTCCCTTGCCTACACTGCTTATTCAGATGATGTCAATCTGGCATCAAATTCCGTTAGCGATTTTGCTCATCCAGATGTGCAGTCCTTTCACATCGCTTATTTTGGGCAGATGCAGGAGCATGGATATCAGCGGCATCAGTTTGAGTTTGTCACGGACAAATCCGTCACGCTATTGCCGCACTATGCCTATGAAGGGGAATTGTTGATTGGCTGCTCGAATCTCCGGGCAGGTGATAGTGTGAGTGTTTTGTTTCAAGTTGCGGAAGGAAGTGCTGACCCCGAAGCGGAACGCCAAGCAATTCAATGGTTTGTGCTGTGTGACAACTACTGGCGATCGCTCCAGCGACAAGAGGTCAAAGATACGACCCGTAACTTGCTCACCAGTGGCATTGTGCAATTTGTGATTCCGGCTGAAGCGACAACCACTCATACGGTGTTACCGAATGGACTTTGGCTTAAGGCGGCTGTAACCCGTAACGTCAATGCTGTTTCGCAACTGGTGGAGGTGGTGGCGAATGTGGTGGAGGTGCAGTTTCAGGATAGGGGCAATGACCCAACTCACCTGACAACTCCCCTGGAACCTCAAAAAATTGCCAAGCTCAATGCTGGAATATCCACGGTTAAAACCATTCAGCAACCCTACGCTTCCTTTGGCGGGAGGGCGATCGAAACGGACAAGGCTTTCTACACCCGTGTCTCAGAACGATTACGGCATAAGAACCGCTGCATTAGCGGCTGGGATTACGAGCGCATTATCCTGGAAGCCTTTCCCAGTTTGCATCAGGTGAAATGTATTCCTCACGCCAAGCTAAATTCCTGGCTCGCTCCTGGTCATGTGCTGCTAGTGGTGATTCCCGATCTGCGAAACCGCAATGCGATCGATCCTCTACAACCGAAAGTGGATGCCGATACGCTCAGTCAAATTGCTGTATATGTGCAGTCCCGCACTGGAATGCAGGTGAAGCTGCACGTCAAAAACCCTAGCTATCAGCAGATTCAAATTCACTGCAATATCCAATTTCGCCCCGGCTACGAATTCAACTATTACAAAGCGGTGTTGCAGCAAGACTTGATCCAGTTCTTGTCGCCCTGGCTTCATGACGCAAATCGAGCAATCACTTTTGGCGGCAAAATCTACAAATCTGTCGTGCTGGATTTTGTCGAAGATTGCAGCTACGTCGATTACATCACCGATTTCAAGCTGTACAGCAGCCGTGAAGAGGCTTCCTCTGCCGATCTCAGCGAGGTGCAGCCTGCCACCCCAGATGCCATTCTTGTTTCAGCCCGCAGCCATTCAATTAACCCGATTGCCTGACCCGTTTCCCTGTGCTTCCACTATGCTCTCCCAACTCACGATTCCCAAAAAGCGAAATGCCCCCGGTGCCCTCGACTATCAGCAGCTATACGCGATCGGGCTAAAGCACATCCAGCAACTCTCCAGCCGCATCTGGACTGATTACAATGTTCATGATCCTGGCATCACGACGCTGGAGCTTCTCTGCTATGCCCTGACAGATTTGGGCTATCGGGCTGCTTTGCCGATCGAAGACCTGCTTGCCAGCGATCGGGATAATGCGACGAAGATGCAGCAGCAATTCTTCACTGCCCGTCAAATTTTGCCCAATCGGGCGCTGACGCTGCTGGACTATCGCAAGCTGTTGATCGATCGGCGGGGCGTCAAAAATGCCTGGATCATGCCCAGCCCCCTCATCTACTATGCCGACAATGCAAAAGGTACGCTGATTGGTTCTCTGAACCTGTTTGAAGAAGACATTACTGATCTGCCTGCCCTCGTTGCTGCTCTAAAGGCAGACAATCCGATCGCCACTGATCTGGTGCTGCAATTTCCATCTGCCACCCAGCAATCCCTCATTGCTTATGAAGGCAGCGAATCTGCTACCCAACCGCTGCTGGCGCAATTGGTACAGGCGTTGAACCGAATAATTTACGGCAACTCGATTTATGAGGTCAGGCGATTTGAATCCATTGCGCTATCGGCAGAGACGCAGGCTTTGCTGAGTCAGATAGTTCAGACGGTGCAGGATGAAGCTCAGTTTCGGCTGAATCGGCTGCTGCTGGAAGATAGTTTGCCGGGAATCGCCCAGAGTGAGGCGGCTCGGACTAAAACCATTGTTCCCGGCATCATTGCTGTACCGATCGGCGGACTATATGACGTGCTGATTGAGTACATGGATAGCTTCAATTCCAGCAGCGATCGCCAAGCCGTTCTCCAGGATGTTCGGCAAGTGCTTCAGGCAAACCGCAATCCCTGTGAGGACTTTGTTACCCTGGCGGAAGTTGAAGCCCAGGAATTTTTGCTTTGTGCCGAACTGGAGCTAGAGCCAACCGCAGACGTGGTTCAGGTGAATGCAGATATTTTCTTTCAGGTGCAGCAGTACCTTGCGCCGGGCGTGAATAACTACTCTCTGAACGAAATGCTGTCTCGCACCAAAGCCGATGGTTCCCCTTATACCGTTGATGAAATTTTTAAGGGACCCTTGCTGGAGTGCGGTTTTATTGACGATGCAGAACTAGCGATCGCTGAGCTTCGCAGTGAAATTCGCCTCTCGGATATTATCAGCATCATTTCAGATATTCCCGGTGTTCGTGCTATTCGCGATATTGTGATCAACCCCAGTGGCTTGACTGTGCCATTCGCAAATAAGTGGGTGGTGCCTGTCTCCAGCGGCAAAAAAGCAGTGTTGGATCGGTCGGCGCGATCGCGGCTGGTTTTCTACAAGCGCAATATGCCCGTCTCAGCGAAGCGAGAACAGGTGGAGGAACGGTACAGAAATTTGGTGCAAGCGGCGATCGCCAAAACCGAAACGGCTGTAGCCTATGACCTGCCCGTTCCGGTGGGAACCTATCGCAACTTGGGCAGCTACTACTCGATGCAAAACCACTTTCCGGCAGTGTATG
Above is a window of Trichocoleus sp. DNA encoding:
- a CDS encoding baseplate J/gp47 family protein, with product MAEQDIIQNLIFQLGQSQGDRFPEELGVHFADVDERSAQELFQSASQLSQFVNYYRHQTETPTATWAAFFPADRTDISQLLAGDRANVTPHLALFLAFLKLYQQPQSLLNQTTGRHLDFYYKQVLQLTQKPAIADKAHVLVELKKNTEAIALTPTDLFSAGKDQTGIELLYAPTAETVINRSKVESLRSLYVSPAGTVHYAPIANSANGVGGALKQGDRHWRGFGDAQLPLAEVGFAIASPVLRMKEGTRQVTLTLTLDQVNSAKINTATLQSAFEVFITGEKSWMGPYTVSPKLTGTSTLTIEFSIPASQKAVVDYDAAIHGYAYSTQVPIVQVLLRGDNSRIRYSDLKEIRLLRSQVKVAVSGITALQLENDDGTLDASKAFLPFGPQPTIAARFKVGCTEALSKKLSDISLQVKWKDVPPNGFTVHYDKYTSSSVSGDNFTATVTFQDGGSWSNTSYRQRLFATNPAAEQVFTFAKSGTAPQTIAPSSFVLYALSQTNSDWALNAVSQFLLKRPVFRAFTAIAPDPVPGFLTFSLEKDFLHSTYRKKYVEYLMAHSQNPTANPLIVLNEPYTPAIQSISLAYTAYSDDVNLASNSVSDFAHPDVQSFHIAYFGQMQEHGYQRHQFEFVTDKSVTLLPHYAYEGELLIGCSNLRAGDSVSVLFQVAEGSADPEAERQAIQWFVLCDNYWRSLQRQEVKDTTRNLLTSGIVQFVIPAEATTTHTVLPNGLWLKAAVTRNVNAVSQLVEVVANVVEVQFQDRGNDPTHLTTPLEPQKIAKLNAGISTVKTIQQPYASFGGRAIETDKAFYTRVSERLRHKNRCISGWDYERIILEAFPSLHQVKCIPHAKLNSWLAPGHVLLVVIPDLRNRNAIDPLQPKVDADTLSQIAVYVQSRTGMQVKLHVKNPSYQQIQIHCNIQFRPGYEFNYYKAVLQQDLIQFLSPWLHDANRAITFGGKIYKSVVLDFVEDCSYVDYITDFKLYSSREEASSADLSEVQPATPDAILVSARSHSINPIA